AAgcaatgtttctatgattatttgagacccctctctctttccGATGGGGAGATTGAAAGAGGAGAGGAGTCTCTCATACATTTTgcttgcataactcgagaactaatagaACAAAAGGGAGAAAtctatagaaataaaaaaacggttttttggccTAACGTATGAAGCAAATAACAGCAGTGTATGAATTTCGAGTTAAAAACAATATCTAATTGAAAGATAATTTTAGAATCAGACTTACAGAACAAAATTCAGTACGAAATatgtttttgtataatttcatatgtatattgccttcaaaattaaaatagcaACTTTCATTTGAAGTAAGTGGCATATGAATGATTTGGAAATGACAatgattaaaacattttcaaataatgaacacatattttataaattttttaaaggtgtagcaaagcacaccgggtcagctagtacccTATAAAGCATTGTGAaagttgttgaatttattcaaacaaCAGCACAATTACtaagcttttttcttctaaGGAATGCAACTTACGGGGCAACTCACTGTTCATGTATTTAGATCGCATTGACTAGAATGTAGAACACCTGGAGTGGAGACCTGTGTGCGTCGCTGCTCTCGAGAACATATAATTCAGGGTGTCGACTACctggaaaaacctggaaaatcagggaattcaatttgcatcagggaaaatcagggaatatcagggaatttttctaccaatcagggaaaaataatgatcctgattttatttgaagaaattgaaactgtaacgtttttgagcaaaattgagTATAGAGCAATAAGATGTAGCATTAAAGCACCCAAAACATAGTTATTCACCCACTGCGTGAAGGAATATGCGCTAAAGGCAAACGAGCGTGTAGCGACGCAAGAAAATTCTCGACGTTCGAACAACTTCAAGTTGCCCGGTTAAAAAAACCGCTGAGCATAAACGTCGACTAGTGAAAAGGAGGGAAAAAAGCTTGGTGTGCTTCATCCACGCGGCGTAGTTTTTCGGAAGTGGCAGCCGTTTTTTGaagtggcaaaaaaaaaaaccctctagGAGGCAGGATCAAATTCCTGATTTTTCATCACCTTGCTCATCAAGACCGGCGGAAACATCGACACGGGTGAAGAAGGGAAAAACCCTCACACAGAGGTAGGTCGCAAACCGAAACCAAAATTGTGCCTCATTTCACATTGCTCGCATGTTATAGGGCCGTTCCGTTCCGTGTCGGGCCAATTATTGGCAGCTCCAACTGGTCGCGGTGGAATATTGCCGGACCAAAACAACCCCTCCTAGAGGTAAGCCCCAAAAGCACCCCCTTAAGAGCACACGCTAATCCTGAACTTTTCTGCAGGGTTTTTATTCCGAAGCGACAACTATATCACGCACTGCTGGCAGAGTGTGGGAATTCATTTCCGCACTGGAAACAAACGGCGGAAGTTTTTATTCCGAAGCGACAACTATATCACGCACTGCGGGCAGAGTGTGGGAATTCATTTCCGCACTGGAAACAAACGGCGGAAGTTTTTATTCCGAAGCGAAGAATCAGTTCCGCATCGGAGACACACCGCGGTAGTTTTCTCTTCCGAGCAAGCTCGAGTTCCGCACCGGGAGCAAGCTTTTGCAAAGAGCCGCAAGGTTTCTTCAttcggaaatttttttatgcGAGCCGGAAGTTTTCATTCCGACGAAGATTTCAATCCCACACCTGGAGCAAGCTGTCATCACGCACCGGAAGCGGACTGCGAGTGTATTTGTGCCGCTCCGAAAGCGAACTGCGGAAATTACATTTCGAGCCGGAAGTTTTTATTTCGAAGCAAGCCTTTGCTCCGCGCGGAAGCAGGCGGCGGAAGTTTTCTTTTGTGCCGCTCCAGAAACGGACTGCGGGAGTTTTTCTTGTTCCGCACGGCAGCAGGCCGCGGAAGTTTTCGCTCCATTCCGTGAGCAGACTGCGGAAGTTTTTGTGCCGCGCCGTGAGCGGACTGCGGGAGATCTTTTGTGCCGCCCGGAAGCAGGTAGCGGGAATTTCTTCCGAACCCAAGGCGAAGAGcgggaagttttttttgttccgcaCCAGAGGCAGACTGCGGGAGGTTTTGTACCGCGCCAGAGGCCGACTGCGGGGACTTAGTTACGCATCGGAAGCAGATTGCGGGAAATTCTAATCCGCTCCGGAAGCAGACAAGTGCGAATGTAAGCAGCGCTAGTACCGCGATTGGAGCGGAAGTTGCTGCGTGACAGAGGAGGCCAAGGTGCACTGGTGAGGCGCAGATCCACCGTGGAAGCCCAATCTTGCCTAAGAAACTCCAGGAATTTGGCAAGACGAGTGGAGCAGCGATTCCGTGATGAAGATATCACCGTGCGAGCGAATCATGCATGCAGTAAACATGTAAGTCGATATTCTTGCTACTTTAGTCTTAGGGTGCGAGGCCAAATGCCAATATTGCACCAGCTCACACTCAAGTTATCATTGCTCTTATTTTGGCCACAGATAGCGCCACTTTTAGTAAAAGAGTCTTACACTCGTTACACTGGCGCCCGACGTAAATGTAACCCATTACTGAAACACTCGCATTAATTGTTTCAGTTATTCTGAAGATTGTTTTGCAAattatttggaatttttgataTCGTTTGTggcattttgttagattttgtgTGACCTTTGAGACTTTGTCGCACGTTCTAGATAGTTACCACTACCATAAGTTATTAGCTCATTTAAACAACACTATGGATCCTTCTTGTCTAACGGAGGAAGAGATCAATTATGAATTGGCTCTGAGACACATTCCACGGCTCACTTCCATCAATCGCCGTGCAAGAGCAGTTCGATTACGTGCATTAATGCAAGAAGATGAAATTAGAGGAAGATTTTATGAAGATTCGTCTCACGTCATGGACGTTGAGCAAAATATTAGTACATGCCAAGGCGCAATGCGCGAACTTTTACCTGAGATTGAAAACGCATTTAAGAGAAGCGATTTGGACTTTATTCGCCAAACTCGTTCTCGCTTAATTCACTACCGGAATAGATTAGACATAATTGAAGCTCCTAATAAATTGTCAGACACTTTTTCAACGCTGTCTCTTCTCGTACAATTCACGCTCGAAGATATTGACGACGCGCTCGGGAGAAAAAACAAACGTGCTGCTAAATCTGTCAACACGAATAGTGCATTAAATGTGAGTGGTCCACCGAATATCAGGGAGGAAGCTGAAACAATAGCAGATGAAGCAACCGCAAACGAAGAAGGAAGGCCAGCCAGAAGTACCGGAGCAATTCCAAGGACGACCTCGCAAGCTAACTCGTCAGGCGCTTTTCGGGGTTTCGATCAGAACGGGAACGAACCGAGCATCAGCTCTTCCTTCAACGCTTCGCAACGTTCAGCAGCTTTTCCGGTTCAAGCTAGCCGAAGCTTACAGGATTCTGCCACAGCTAGAGCACCGAGAACGGACATCAGGGGACGCGGTACAGCAGCAGCTAGTTCAAGTCTGGAACAACAACACAACGACATTGCTGACTGGAATCATTGGGAGCCGCGGAACGCACAACGACCGAGGCAGCCGCACACTAAAGCCACATTAGGTTTTGGTGTCGGTGATACTCCACCACCACCGTACCGGGTTCCAAGATTCGATGCGGGTGAAGACAACGCTCGAGCTGAATACGACCGTCTGCGGGAAGAAATTTTGGCTGATTTGTGGCGACAAGGCTACGGCAGACAACACACAACTCCAGAAAACAATTTTGCTTTTGGTGAGGATCGAAGAACGAAAGCAATTCACAACTGGCGGCTACAGTTCGAAGGTGAAACGGATGGAGTTTCTCTCAACACATTTCTGCTGCAGGTTGAAACCTTTGCGAATTCGGAAGACATCCCAGGAGAGCTGATTTTAAAGAACATTAAGCATTTCTTAAAAGGCGATGCTCTGCGATGGTACGTCAGCGCATTCCGTCGTGGGAGTATTCGGACTTGGTCAACATTCAAAGCAGAAATCAGAAAGCATTTCCTGCCAAGCAACTACTCATACGTCGTTCGGGTAGAAGCCTACCACCGGCTTCAAGGAGAGGATGAGCCGTTCAGCAACTTTTACCAAGACATCGACATGCTTTTTAGTCACGTTCAGCCACCGATGGCGGAGGAGGAGAAGCTGTTCATCATAAAAAAGAACGTCAACTCTACGTATGCAGCTATTGCCGCCGCACAGCACACCCGAACAGTTTATCAGCTAGTGGAGGCGTGCAAAGAATTCGACGACTTCAACAGACTTCAGCAGAATATGCGGCGCATAACAGTGCCTCACAACGCGCTGATAGAACCAACGTTAGCAACGCCAGTACCAACGCGTCAACACAGGACGGCGATACAGAACCAACGTTATAGTCGCGTCAACGTGATGGAGGCGAATGCAGCTCAACAGGCGAAGCTGGAAGCAGCGCAGATGGAGTGTGAAGCAACCATGTCGGAGGTACGAAACGACAGTACAGACAACAAAATCGAGATGCTAACACAGCAGGTAGACGCTTTACGCATGAGGTTTGATCGCAACGAAGGAGCAGCTAGATCGCAGAACCAGAACCAGAGCAACGTTCAGCCGCAGCAACCGCGAGAAGTCAGGGACGCAAACAGGCAACGTCAGGCAGACAACGTATGCTGGAACTGCGACGAAGCTGGTCACCGCTTTACGGATTGCAGAAAGCCTCAAGCCATTCTATTTTGTTATCGATGTGGGCAGAAGGGCTATTCACTCCGAAGTTGTTCGTCTTGTCAACACCGATCGGGAAACGCGCAGGCGGGGACTCAACCACAGAGGGAGCAGAATCCTCGCACTATGTAGACAATCCCTCAAGCATTCCAGAATTTCGTCAAATCAACACGCTTATCATCAATTTAGAAAACGACAACAGACCACACGCCGTTGTAGACGTCTTAGGTGAGCAGATGACTGGATTGTTAGACAGTGGCGCAAATTGTTCGCTTCTAGGTGGTCGTTTGGTGGAAGTAGTCAACCGGTTAGGACTTCGTAAAACAGCTTTGGTTGGAGGAATCCAGACAGCTGATGGTACTCAGCATCGTTGTGAATCCTTTGTTAGGCTTCCGATTGCATACAACGGAAAGAATGAGACGGTTCCAGTGATTCTTCTTCCTTCGTTACCAGATTGTCTCATCCTCGGAATGAATTTCTGGAATACCTTCGGGGTGCAAGCCATTTGTAGCACCGTTAAAGCTGACATCGCCGAACAGGTCGAGGAGTCGGAGAGAATGAAGCCACTCAGCCAGCAACAGCAGGAGATTCTAGCGAAGGCGATTCAACTGTTTCCTGTAGCCGAAGACGGGAAGCTGGGAAGAACCGACATGTACAGCCATCGGATTGACATCGGTGAAGCAAAACCTAGAAAGCAGCGGTTTTATCAAATGTCGAAGTATGTGCTTGAAGAGGTGAACAAAGAGGTGGATCGAATGATACAGCTGGATGTCATCGAGGAGGCTCGTTTCTCACCCTGGAATAACCCGTTAGTAGCTGTAAAAAAGAAGAACGGTAGTTATCGTGTTTGCCTAGACGCAAGGCATTTGAACAGCATCATGACGAATGAAGGCTACCCAATTCCACAAATCTCAGCGATCGTAAACAACTTGAGTGGATGTACATACATTTCTTCGATAGACCTCAAGGACGCGTTTTGGCAGCTGCCGCTGGAAGAGAACTCTAGGCCGTTTACAGCGTTCACCGTGCCGCAACGTGGACACTTCCAGTTCAAGGTAGTTCCCTTCGGACTTTGTACAGCTAGCCAAGCGTTAGCTAGGTTGATGACATACTTGTTTGCGGATCTAGAGCCACAGGTGTTCCACTATCTGGATGACATCATCATTTGTTCGCGCTCATTTGACGAGCACATTACGACGCTGGAAGAAGTCGCTGCCAGACTGCGACGTGCTAAGCTGACGATATCGAaggaaaaatcaaagttttgtaGAGCGGAGATGAAGTATCTTGGGTACGTACTCAACGAAAAGGGTTGGAACGTTGACGACGACAAAATCAAGTGCATTGTGCAGTTCCCGATACCAACGTCACGCAAGGAAGTCCAGAGGTTCCTGGGACTGTGCAACTGGTACCGCAGATTCATCGGAGATTTCTCCAAGATCGCTACTCCACTAACCGAGCTGACGAAGGCGAAAACTAAGTTTCAGTGGTCGGAGAAGGCGGAGGACGCATTCCTTAAGTTGAAGTCAGCACTAGTTTCGGCACCTGTACTTGCCATGCCAGACTACGCTAAACCATTCTCCATCGCGTGTGACGCCAGCGACGTAGCGATAGGCGCAGTGCTGACGCAGGAGTGGGAAGGTCAAGAACATCCAGTCTGCTATTTCTCGCAGAAACTATCGTCGTCTGAAAGAAAGTACTCAGTCACCGAGAGAGAGTGCCTTGCGGTAATTCGGGCGATTGAGAAGTTTAGAGGATACGTGGAGGGCGTTCGCTTCGTCGTCTTCTGCGATCACGCCGCTCTAAGCTACCTGAAGCAGATGAAGAACCCGACGGCGTTGATGAGCCGCTGGTTGTTACGCCTGAATGCCTTCGACTTTGAAATCAAGTACCGGAAAGGATCCATCAACGTTGTTCCAGATGCCCTTTCAAGGATCGCCACTGCCACGGTGTTCACAGTTTCTACAGTTCAGGACACCTGGTACACAAAATTGGTTGAACGCGTCGAGAAGGAAGGAGGAAAGTTCCCAGATTTCCGGCTAGTTAATGGCGAACTCTTCAAGAATTGCCTAGTCAAGGATGAGGTTGGAGGAACGACACACCGTTGGAAAAAGGTGGTGCCAACAGAAAAGAGAGCTGAAGTCATCCAGAAATTCCACGATTCGGCTTCTGCGGCACACCTAGGGTTCCGGAAGACTTGGGCGAAGGTTCAAGCTCACTTTTACTGGCCAAAGATGATGCAAGACGTAGCGAAATTCGTAAGGGGTTGCGACACTTGCGAGGCGTGCAAATCACCAACCACAACGTTGATGCCGAGTATGGGAGCCATGAAACCAGCGAAACTTCCTTGGGAACTCATTTCAGTGGACTTTGTAGGCCCGTTCACTCGTTCCAAAGCTGGCAACACGGTGATGCTGGTAGTCGTTGATTGGGTGACGAAGTATGTGATTGCGCATCCGATGCGATCGGCAGATGCAGCGAAAATGGTCGAGTTTTTGGAGCAGCAGATCTTCCTGAAGTTTTCCAGACCTCGGATCGTTTTATCAGACAATGGGAAGCAGTTCTTGTCGGCATCGTTCAAAGCACTATTAGCCAAGCACAAAATATCCCACATGCAGACCGCTTTCTATTGCCCGATGGTCAACAATGCAGAAAGGGTCAATAGAGTATTGATAACCTGTATCCGTTCGCTTCTGGAGGAGGATCATCGTGCTTGGGACGAGAATCTACCAGCGATCCTAGCCGCGATCAACAGCGCAAGACATGACGTTACCGGTGTGAGCCCGCACATGGCAAACTTCGGTCGTGAACTCATTCTCTACACGGACTTGTATGATCAGCAACACCTCAACACCTCCGACGATCCGAAGGTGGCCCAGGATCTACGCATTTCTACTATCAACCGTATCCAGCAGTTCGTGGTGAAGAAGATTCGGAGCAATTACGACAAGTCGAAGCAGCGTTACGATCTGAGAAAGCGATCGGTGAATTTCCAGGTCGGAGATGTAGTTTGGCGAAGATCGTTCACGTTATCATCGAAGGTCGATCACATAAATCAAAAGCTGAATCCGAAGTTTGTTCCGGCGTTGATCAAGCAGATTATCGGCGCCAATCTGTATCTTTTGGAAGATGTCATCAGCGGAAAGCAAGGTCGCTATCACGCCAAAGACATCAAGGCCGACTAAGCTTCCATTTGAAAGCTATGTAAGCAGCAACGCTAACCAGAAACTCAACTTGAGCAGAAAACACGAAATGGAGAAGgctgaaggaccaacatcattttgaaacctCGCCCCAACAAATCGGAGAAATTAGGCAGAAATTCTTCCATCCGAATAACTCAACGGAACTCGTCGCTAGTACACCGACGAATACGAAGAAGTAGGCGTTCATGAAGGAGACAACGGCCTTGCGTGGGACCAGCGTCAGCTGCACAGACTCTGAGAACTCCGCCATGCAGttcgtcagaatttggggagggCCGGCAACCTTGCGTGGGATTGCCGCCACTCAGTGTCCTGAAAGCAATCCTGTCATTCACAAGCAGCGTAATCGCGCTGGGGATAGTAGCACTGGTGAGTCACCGTAGCCAGGCGCTGCATACCATGTCGCTGCAATTGAAACGATTGTCAGGACaccaaaaaccacaaaaacgaCCGATAGGAACACattcaagctatgtaagcaGACTTCATGTTGTAGACCACGAGCAGTAAACGCCACCCAAACACGAAATGATGATGGCTGACGGACCAACATCTCACTCTAGAAACCTCGCCTCTCACACTCATCGGAGAAACAATCATTGCTGGAATGCCAAGCACAATCGTGAAGAAGCTCCGCAGTCCTAGTAAAAAGTGAAAACCCTTGACACCACCAACGGCACGAGGCAGCAAGACGTCGAATAGAAACTACGGAGAATACTCCTCACTGAAGTATACAGGCAGCCAGCAAACGCAGGTATCAAACCCCGAATAGGACGGAACGCCCCAGTCACGTTCGATTATGACAGCAGTATCCGAATGCGACAAATCCCGAATACGACAACACCTGAATGCGACAACTCCCGAATGCGACAAATCCCGAATACGACAATACCTGAATGCGACAAATCCCGAATACGACAATACCTGAATGCGACAAATCCCGAATACGACAACACCTGAATACGACAGCTCCCGAATGCGACAAATCCCGAATACGACAACACCTGAATGCGACAACTCCCGAAGGCGACTGATACCTGATGCAACGACACACCAAACTCGACAACACCCGAATACGTTCAAGAACGCTTCACTTTGCTCTTCCAGGAAAAAGACCGACAAAGAAAAGCCATCAGTCAAGGAGAAAACGACGCAAATACTTCCCGAAAATGACACTCCAACGAAGTCAGCACTGCACTGCAAGTTGTGAGGGGTAGACTTTATGACGGCCGCTACCGCCATATCGACTTCAGTGTAGGCTGTGAAACTTCGAACATGACGCACTCATCCATTCGTTTACCGAGCTATGCAGGACCATCGCAGCAACCAACAAGCTTGCAGCAACAACAAACTGTGCAGCACGTAAGACTAGAGGACACAGAGCAGTCAAAAAACCTCGTCCACGACTTAGCACAAGCACCATAAACGAGAACGATTAAAATGTTAAGAAACAATACAGCTATCGACAATTAAACAACTTCAGCATAATCTTATGTTGATCTATCTTAGTCTAGAATTAGCGCATAATGTCAAGGAGCATAGTATTGATTAGTATTTCTATGGtagtgaattaaaatttgaggcaTGGGGTTTTGAGGATAGTCTTCGGTTGTAGGGGGTTGTCATGACACTTCccttcaaaagcaacgcgaatTGGAAGCGCGGTAAAACTTCCATCTGGACTCATGACAATTTGGGTGCTAAATCCACCCTTTCCCGAGGAATACCGACATAGACATGCCTCCATATTATTGAGCTAATAATCTGTTCTTTTTGTATCTTGCAGTTCCTTTTGTGAGATCTCTTGGTTAGTCAATTGAACCAAAATTAGATTTCGTATGAATGTTTACCACAAGACTGTTTGGTAGTAGAGTGGTTAGGGCGACATAGAGACGACTTCGCCAGCTTGGCTGGTTTACTGATCACTTCTGGCAACATGGATTGTCGTTATGTATTTGTGGCTTCGTGGACGTTAAGGATCAACCGATCTGGTGAGCTGTGGGCTCATGTGTATTAGTTTTGTTGAAGTTTAGCTTCATCGTACCGCTCAAGATATACTTGAGGATAAACATCTTGATCTGAATAGTCTCTATGTCGTTCCTGGTTTGAACAGATGTTTGAGTTTCTTGTGAGCTTGCTTCGCTCAGCTCACAAGAAACTTCTCTCTTGTGGTAGTGTTGTGTAAcgtttttgagcaaaattgagTATAGAGCAATAAGATGTAGCATTAAAGCACCCAAAACATAGTTATTCACCCACTGCGTGAAGGAATATGCGCTAAAGGCAAACGAGCGTGTAGCGACGCAAGAAAATTCTCGACGTTCGAACAACTTCAAGTTGCCCGGTTAAAAAAACCGCTGAGCATAAACGTCGACTAGTGAAAAGGAGGGAAAAAAGCTTGGTGTGCTTCATCCACGCGGCGTAGTTTTTCGGAAGTGGCAGCCGTTTTTGGaggtggcaaaaaaaaaaccctctagGAGGCAGGATCAAATTCCTGATTTTTCATCACCTTGCTCATCAAGACCGGCGGAAACATCGACACGGGTGAAGAAGGGAAAAACCCTCACACAGAGGTAGGTCGCAAACCGAAACCAAAATTGTGCCTCATTTCACATTGCTCGCATGTTATAGGGCCGTTCCGTTCCGTGTCGGGCCAATTATTGGCAGCTCCAACTGGTCGCGGTGGAATATTGCCGGACCAAAACAACCCCTCCTAGAGGTAAGCCCCAAAAGCACCCCCTTAAGAGCACACGCTAATCCTGAACTTTTCTGCAGGGTTTTTATTCCGAAGCGACAACTATATCACGCACTGCTGGCAGAGTGTGGGAATTCATTTCCGCACTGGAAACAAACGGCGGAAGTTTTTATTCCGAAGCGACAACTATATCACGCACTGCTGGCAGAGTGTGGGAATTCATTTCCGCACTGGAAACAAACGGCGGAAGTTTTTATTCCGAAGCGACAACTATATCACGCACTGCGGGCAGAGTGTGGGAATTCATTTCCGC
This sequence is a window from Uranotaenia lowii strain MFRU-FL chromosome 3, ASM2978415v1, whole genome shotgun sequence. Protein-coding genes within it:
- the LOC129752792 gene encoding uncharacterized protein LOC129752792 → MTHSSIRLPSYAGPSQQPTSLQQQQTVQHTGGNIDTGEEGKNPHTEGRSVPCRANYWQLQLVAVEYCRTKTTPPRGFLFRSDNYITHCWQSVGIHFRTGNKRRKFLFRSDNYITHCWQSVGIHFRTGNKRRKFLFRSDNYITHCGQSVGIHFRTGNKRRKFLFRSEESVPHRRHTAVVFSSEQARVPHREQAFAKSRKVSSFGNFFMRAGSFHSDEDFNPTPGASCHHAPEADCECICAAPKANCGNYISSRKFLFRSKPLLRAEAGGGSFLLCRSRNGLREFFLFRTAAGRGSFRSIP
- the LOC129752790 gene encoding uncharacterized protein LOC129752790 produces the protein MSRIGTPGNLPRALRTGGNIDTGEEGKNPHTEGRSVPCRANYWQLQLVAVEYCRTKTTPPRGFLFRSDNYITHCWQSVGIHFRTGNKRRKFLFRSDNYITHCGQSVGIHFRTGNKRRKFLFRSEESVPHRRHTAVVFSSEQARVPHREQAFAKSRKVSSFGNFFMRAGSFHSDEDFNPTPGASCHHAPEADCECICAAPKANCGNYISSRKFLFRSKPLLRAEAGGGSFLLCRSRNGLREFFLFRTAAGRGSFRSIP